A region from the Triticum urartu cultivar G1812 chromosome 1, Tu2.1, whole genome shotgun sequence genome encodes:
- the LOC125515581 gene encoding signal peptidase complex catalytic subunit SEC11A-like: MGFIGDQVESIRSMQVRQVVTQIISLGMIVTSALIIWKGLMVATGSESPVVVVLSGSMEPGFKRGDILFLHMSKEPIRTGEIVVFNIDGREIPIVHRVIKVHERQESGEVDILTKGDNNFGDDRLLYAQGQLWLQKHHIMGRAVGYLPYVGWVTIVMTEKPIIKYLLIGALGLLVITSKE; the protein is encoded by the exons ATGGGGTTCATCGGCGACCAGGTGGAGTCGATCCGGTCGATGCAGGTCCGCCAGGTCGTCACGCAGATCATCAGCCTCG GTATGATTGTTACCTCAGCATTGATCATATGGAAGGGATTGATGGTCGCGACAGGGAGCGAATCGCCAGTTGTGGTGGTTCTTTCTGGTAGCATGGAGCCTGGATTTAAAAGG GGTGATATTCTGTTTTTGCACATGAGCAAAGAACCTATCCGCACTGGAGAAATAGTTGTTTTTAATATTGAT GGCCGTGAAATTCCAATTGTTCACCGTGTGATCAAG GTTCATGAACGGCAAGAAAGTGGAGAAGTTGACATCCTCACAAAAG GCGATAATAATTTTGGGGATGACCGACTTCTGTATGCACAAGGGCAGCTTTGGCTTCAGAAGCATCACATTATGGGGCGGGCTGTAGG CTATCTACCATATGTTGGGTGGGTTACGATTGTGATGACTGAGAAGCCGATCATTAAG TACCTTCTGATTGGCGCACTGGGCCTTCTTGTCATAACATCAAAAGAGTGA